From the Hylaeus volcanicus isolate JK05 chromosome 4, UHH_iyHylVolc1.0_haploid, whole genome shotgun sequence genome, one window contains:
- the LOC128875021 gene encoding uncharacterized protein LOC128875021 yields MSLLGVTVKKARFVCEEAEQFNSYVTLKLQNVKSTTVAVKGANPCWEQDFLFETNDMNTGLLAEVWSKGFLWDRFLGYYYVPLSEVSCMNEEGSGQWVSLDFELEVKGAEIIGTKKPTGHSLLIDCRLELPFDPKNTETADLQRKLEMLNNMMDQEARVEQARRQILYNIGHSGYSEDSDYTSDLNYPVGGQGANSSASQFRTAANQLATPQRSLETSRENSYERDDHQIPATVGSRLAPSNYGSYGGSGHSPRYDEPYPEEGPPQRYSQSQHASEPSEPLFYNSRPRHYKEYRRRKHTWDYEDSQDGWYSEGYDYHGTRVDETRIYSDTEYYPSTTTGSSRRRGPHRRPSLERQMTLYDDHSYYADDYCSDGRVGKMSATYPECQTDIRYNEYYDSITGYTYQDERYGQDDEDRQWDSGGKWYLGTSTYYENKRNRKTLPQRPASSIGIHRPDYRPTVIRQRSYESDELNYSGHSTRRRKPLQPQQRPTSRQEGTGKKLPPTPTKPSNIIISRKLASLPATPSRQLPKTRTPSEESYYKSEYNEDYNYAYRSQDNLPQDTYIDSIYSADQGGYDQIRAPVKAQYPEETQYGSSYTPQIADQYGRSYQEPPTQDPYDQTYLQNSYKDEYQTPYVQQNAQVYQETYQEMTYPNASQPNDQYTSQPSDQYRKTSNEDNYPIMGYEQNNVHEDRKTTPAYQKDAYQEQYGDYEVPVPSSVYDQNNVTNTYNQYQPEQYDSQYNINTSTDYQKTYPDAYNQGTYTQNTYKQSTYNQEPYSVQESYGQQDAYNQQDTYVKRDSFSQPNTYAKRDSFSQPDTYVKRDSFSEPDTYVKRDSFSQPDTYVKRNSFSQPDTYVKRDSFSQQDTYNQQDTYNQQDTYKQQDTYKQQGTYNEQDTYIQQDTYNQQDTYNQQDTYNQQDVYNQQDVYNKQDTYNQQDTYSQQDTYNQQDTYNQQDTYNQQDTYNQQVPVTSQSNYEHAYEKQKDYVDYQPPYTKEEPITAPYKNDYQDQYQDYHDQYEDSYHGSYQGSFEERYKESPVASTERRQSEVPELSVTTPRGQTRTNGYQSTEPEYFYGSQESQEVSAVGLMRRKKLERHEPSPLVQQNTDSLESRDDELKESIDTVVSSMSSIQQKIGIEYSTAGDSIPVAPSLIESPPTTVQPVTTIANHVTSNHVTTSMTVTAMVHTTTTANGKRLVRTESYQEETIEDEEYPEIIPKEPQRKDSQLSHQSQLSQHSSQHSQHSQKPKLTRGDSYASDHFPEESYSRRGSYVQPPRKDSFSSTTQEPFKPPLTRTDSYQKRGSYAQNFNAPQPISRAESYQRGYFKDQESIEEPEVVLSNVINDDYKIRDESLER; encoded by the exons GAGGGTTCCGGACAATGGGTCAGTCTAGATTTCGAGCTCGAAGTGAAAGGTGCCGAAATCATCGGCACAAAAAAGCCAACCGGGCACTCCCTTCTCATAGATTGCCGTTTGGAGCTCCCTTTCG ACCCTAAGAACACGGAGACGGCGGATCTGCAGAGGAAGCTGGAAATGCTGAACAACATGATGGACCAGGAAGCACGAGTCGAACAGGCACGACGACAGATATTGTACAATATAGGCCACT CGGGCTACTCGGAGGACTCAGACTACACGTCGGATTTGAATTATCCAGTAGGCGGACAAGGCGCGAACAGCTCGGCTTCGCAATTTCGTACCGCTGCAAACCAGTTGGCCACCCCTCAAAGATCTCTCGAGACCTCGAGAGAAAATAGCTACGAGAGGGATGATCATCAG ATTCCAGCCACAGTTGGAAGCAGACTAGCTCCGAGTAATTACGGAAGTTACGGTGGATCAGGCCATAGTCCACGTTACGATGAACCGTACCCCGAAGAAGGTCCACCGCAAAGGTATTCTCAGTCTCAGCACGCTTCAGAACCTTCCGAGCCACTCTTCTACAATAGTAGACCAAGACACTATAAGGAATACAG ACGACGGAAGCACACGTGGGATTACGAGGACAG CCAAGACGGCTGGTACAGCGAGGGTTACGACTACCATGGCACAAGAGTCGACGAAACAAGGATCTACAGCGACACGGAGTACTATCCTAGCACCACGACGGGCTCCTCTAGACGAAGAG GTCCTCATAGACGGCCATCGTTGGAAAGGCAGATGACTTTATACGACGATCACTCTTATTACGCCGATGACTACTGTAGCGACGGGAGAGTCGGGAAAATGAGTGCCACGTATCCAGAATGCCAGACGGATATCAGATACAATGAGTACTACGATAGCATCACGGGATACACTTATCAAGATGAAAG GTACGGTCAAGACGACGAGGACAGACAGTGGGACAGCGGAGGGAAGTGGTATTTAGGAACAAGTACCTATTATGAGAACAAACGGAATAGAAAAACGCTTCCACAGAGGCCTGCATCTAGCATCGGTATTCATCGACCAGATTATAGACCAACGGTCATCAGACAACGCAGTTACGAATCTGATGAACTCAATTACAG TGGCCATAGTACCCGTCGTCGAAAACCACTCCAACCTCAACAACGACCGACGTCCCGACAGGAAGGGACGGGAAAGAAACTACCTCCGACACCAACAAAACCCAGCAACATTATTATCAGTCGTAAGCTTGCCTCCTTACCTGCCACGCCGAGCAGGCAACTGCCAAAGACACGAACGCCCTCCGAGGAGAGCTACTACAAGTCTGAATACAACGAGGACTATAATTACGCTTATCGCAGCCAAGACAACTTACCTCAGGACACCTACATTGACAGCATATACAGCGCCGATCAGGGTGGTTACGATCAGATTCGCGCCCCGGTGAAGGCCCAGTACCCCGAAGAAACCCAATACGGGTCCAGCTACACGCCTCAAATCGCCGATCAGTACGGTCGCTCGTATCAAGAGCCACCCACGCAGGATCCCTACGATCAAACGTACTTGCAGAACTCGTACAAGGACGAGTACCAAACGCCTTACGTTCAACAGAACGCGCAAGTTTATCAGGAAACGTATCAGGAGATGACATATCCGAACGCCAGTCAGCCGAACGATCAGTACACTAGCCAACCCAGCGATCAGTATAGGAAAACTAGTAACGAAGATAATTATCCGATTATGGGCTACGAGCAGAACAACGTCCACGAGGACAGGAAGACGACGCCCGCTTACCAGAAGGACGCGTACCAAGAGCAATACGGTGATTACGAGGTGCCTGTGCCGTCGAGCGTATACGACCAAAACAACGTGACGAATACATACAATCAGTATCAACCAGAGCAATACGATTCACAGTACAATATAAATACGTCGACGGATTATCAGAAAACTTATCCGGACGCGTACAATCAGGGCACGTACACTCAGAACACGTATAAACAGAGCACATACAATCAGGAACCTTACAGCGTGCAGGAGAGCTACGGTCAGCAGGACGCTTACAATCAACAGGACACTTACGTTAAACGAGATAGCTTCAGTCAACCGAACACTTATGCCAAACGTGATAGCTTCAGTCAACCGGACACTTATGTCAAACGTGATAGTTTCAGTGAACCGGACACTTACGTTAAACGTGATAGCTTCAGTCAACCGGACACTTACGTTAAACGTAATAGCTTCAGTCAACCGGACACTTACGTTAAACGTGATAGCTTCAGTCAGCAGGATACTTACAACCAACAGGATACGTACAATCAACAAGACACATACAAACAACAAGACACATACAAACAACAGGGCACATACAATGAACAAGACACTTACATCCAACAGGATACTTACAACCAACAAGATACTTACAACCAACAAGATACTTACAACCAACAGGATGTTTACAATCAACAAGATGTATACAACAAACAAGACACCTACAATCAACAGGATACCTATAGCCAACAAGACACCTACAACCAACAGGATACGTACAATCAACAAGACACCTACAATCAACAAGACACTTACAATCAACAAGTACCGGTCACGTCGCAAAGCAATTACGAGCATGCGTATGAGAAGCAGAAAGATTACGTCGATTACCAGCCACCGTACACCAAGGAGGAACCCATCACTGCGCCGTACAAGAACGATTACCAAGATCAGTACCAGGACTATCACGATCAGTACGAGGATTCGTATCACGGCTCTTACCAAGGATCGTTCGAAGAGAGGTACAAGGAAAGTCCAGTTGCCAGCACGGAAAGGAGACAGAGCGAAGTGCCGGAGTTGTCGGTGACCACGCCGAGAGGTCAGACGAGAACCAATGGATACCAGTCCACCGAGCCTGAGTACTTCTACGGTTCGCAGGAGAGTCAAGAGGTGTCGGCGGTAGGATTAATGAGACGGAAGAAACTCGAGAGGCACGAGCCTAGTCCGCTCGTGCAACAGAACACCGACTCCTTGGAGTCCAGAGACGACGAGCTGAAGGAGTCCATCGACACCGTCGTGAGTTCGATGAGCAGCATTCAGCAGAAGATAGGAATCGAGTACTCGACAGCTGGTGACTCCATCCCTGTTGCTCCTTCTTTGATCGAGTCTCCACCGACCACGGTCCAGCCTGTGACGACAATAGCGAACCACGTAACGTCCAATCACGTCACGACCAGCATGACGGTGACGGCGATGGTTCACACCACTACCACGGCGAACGGGAAACGACTGGTCAGAACCGAGTCCTACCAGGAGGAGACCATCGAAGACGAGGAGTACCCAGAGATCATTCCCAAGGAGCCGCAGAGGAAGGACTCCCAGCTGTCGCATCAGAGCCAGCTCAGTCAGCACTCTTCTCAGCACAGCCAGCACTCACAGAAACCGAAACTCACCAGGGGAGATTCCTACGCTTCCGATCACTTCCCCGAAGAGTCCTACAGCAGAAGGGGTTCCTACGTTCAGCCGCCGAGGAAGGATTCTTTCTCGTCGACCACGCAGGAACCTTTCAAACCACCTCTGACCAGGACGGACTCTTACCAGAAGAGAGGCAGCTATGCACAGAACTTCAACGCCCCGCAACCTATATCCAGAGCTGAGAGCTATCAGCGTGGATACTTCAAGGACCAAGAGTCTATAGAGGAGCCGGAGGTTGTTCTGAGCAACGTCATCAACGATGATTACAAGATCAGGGACGAGTCTCTCGAAAGGTAA